A genome region from Schistocerca americana isolate TAMUIC-IGC-003095 chromosome 1, iqSchAmer2.1, whole genome shotgun sequence includes the following:
- the LOC124545998 gene encoding uncharacterized protein LOC124545998 has protein sequence MKIWERVIEARSRKETVVCEEQFGFMPGRGTTDATHALRRIVERHGELQADLHMAFIDLEKAYDRVPRDEIWRSIREQCVPEKHVRVVKEMYRGAMRQVRSSVGMTKEFLVKVWLHQGSALSPYIFDLIMDVLVKDVKKEAPWNMMFADYVVLCEQSIDELEEKLEDWRKALEERGMKICRTKSEYLALKDVQMRSCKIQDDELKSVCKFKYLGSYIQRDGGLESKIQHRKNYGWNNWRKIIGMLCDKKVSTGLKGKVYKSVVRPGMIYGGRDVANHSSPGKEDGSGGNEDSEVNVWGKKEGQD, from the coding sequence atgaaaatttgggaaagagttatagaagcaagatcacgcaaggagactgtggtgtgtgaagaacagtttgggttcatgccaggaagaggaacgactgatgcaacacatgctttaaggcggatagtggagagacacggggagctacaagcagatctacatatggctttcattgatttggagaaagcatatgacagagtcccaagggacgaaatatggagaagcataAGAGAGCAGTGCGTGCCAGAGAAGCATGTGAGggtagtgaaggaaatgtacagaggagcaatgagacaggtgagaagtagtgtgggcatgacaaaggagtttctaGTAAAAGTAtggttacatcaagggtctgcgcttagtccctacatctttgacctgattatggatgtgctggtgaaagatgtgaagaaggaagcgccgtggaatatgatgtttgcggattatgtggttctttgtgagcaaaGCATAGACgaacttgaggaaaagctggaggattggaggaaggcactagaagaaagagggatgaaaatttgcaggacaaagtcagaatatttagcactgaaggatgtccagatgaggtcttgcaagatccaggatgatgagctgaaatcggtctgcaaatttaaatacctggggtcgtacatacagagggacggaggactggaaagcaAGATACAACACCGTAAAAATtacggttggaacaactggaggaaaattattggaatgttgtgtgacaagaaggtgagcactgggttgaaagggaaagtgtacaagtcagtGGTAAGGCCTGGTATGATATACGGGGGCAGAGacgtggccaatcacagtagcccaggaaaggaagatggaagtggcggaaatgaggattcTGAGGTGAATGTGTGGGGTaagaaggaaggacaggattag